AAGAAACATCCATGCATATGCCATGATTATGATACACCCGGTGTGCGTAAATATACGCTCAAACAAAAAAGATCGTGAGTTCTTATTGAAGTAAAAATTCCCTGATTAATAGTAAAATCAATtaactattgaaaaattaagaaagtgttaaaattgttatttttttacaattgcacTCTTTATTTATCCCTTTCGGGAACTCTCAGGTTTCTCTCATATTTCCCGCATGATGTTGATAATAACTTTCTGGAATGAAAAACccctttttccttaaattcgACATTAGAATcgcttttaaaaaatcaattctacttaattttatgaaaccacCGAGAGGCAGATAAGTGAAGCATAGATTTTTCACTTGCGCTTAatatgggctcacggtctagaatataatacaaatgatcacttataaataataaagtaagtaAAGTTTTCTAATTTCATAAAGGATTCATTTCTCATACAGAAAATCTTTTTTGTATGAAGTAACAATGAGACAATATAATCAAATTCTTAGACGGTTTAGAATTCaggtacatatatattatttatgattgacAAAAAAGTATTTCTATATGATTCGAGTACAATGTAATAAAAAGCATGTTTCACATGGTGGAAAAGGGGATGAAATAGTGGGGGAATCAGCAATCCCCACCACTTAACCAAGAAACAGATAGTATTGAACTGTTGTTGATATCTGTTATGCGCAAGCTCATAGAATATGAGAATATATGAATGTATAAAATCGAATAAAGTGTATGTTTCTATGTCGAGGAAATATTCGTAATATACAATGATGGCACACACAACTACTCCGAGACTACTGACTCTTAATTCGTTTACTTTAAGGATGTATAGGTTGATCATATTCggcttatacattttttatctaaaaagaaaaaatggtatgagctatattaatctaattataccatcttaatgtatgaaatatatcaaggtatactaagttcagtcccaagtttgtaacgcttaaaaaaattgatgctacgaacaaaattttggtataggtgttcataaaatccatttccagttgtccttTCGTCTACCTGTCCGTCTATCCACACcagaactcaaaaacgaaggcaagtgaaaacaaataattgactgagttaattgttgaaattccttgtattgacagtgttgattatgcaatcgtttgtttacGTCATgtgagtaaagaaagatagccactcttacacacaaagtaataagagtatctttcttctaaCTTCTTCAGTGGACGTAGTTATATACTacgttcaataataataataataataataatggggtttaacctccgtttttctgacatacgccttatcacacacattaaattacattaatttttacaattacatttatgatgtgggtggaatcggttacttcgttcttatccaagcgacgacaatgtgatcaattccacAGACCCtagtaattataattgttcacacttccgctgcctggattcaaaCCCGCAACCTAGATCTAGTCAAACGGTCAaggactaacgccttagaccgctataccaaaattttgttcgtcgtatcaatatttttaagtgtgccaaacttggggctaaacttggtataccttgatatatttcatatatacatggtatagtaAGTAAGAGATTGTCTGTAATCTTTAAGGTATTCCAGTAACCGCATTTTCAAGTACCTACAACACTTCCCAACACGTGTTCAATAAGGAAACTCTTAGATAAATCTATATTTATGATATACAATTGTTATCAAGtaagtgttaaaaaatttgataacagTTCACTTAATTTGGTGACGGAGTCCCGTTTTTTTTAGGGATTATCATAcacttaaaacatttaaattaattattcgatTTAGAGAATTCGAAGGAGAGTTTACTATGGTCAGCTTGATAAAAATTCACACCTatagtttgttctttttgtatCACAGTGTGTAGTATATACAATACGTGTATGAAGAAACAGATATTCTTATAGCATTGTAAGAACACTATCCTTTTCTGCATACACTCAGGTACTACACTGAGCCAAAAAgagcaaaaatttataataaagtacAATGTAAGCCAATTAAAATACTCTTCAGACACAGTATGTGGGGGGGAGACCTTTATTGTCCTCCATAGAGATAAATTGAcacagtttaattaatttatatgtgtTGACAGGTGGCATTATTGAACTGTCagtaattgtataatatgttaaTATATCGGTAAAATTTGGGGAAACTGGGGCTAATATACATGTATCTTTGTTGCTTAGTtgctgatattatttttttatttgtactattatattcaattttcttaaacacattattttattgtacGTAATTTAGAAAATGCAAAATCATTCCGTGTCATGTGCGTATAATTAGTTTCAATAGCTCTTCTTCACTGCAAAAGACCTTgtacaaattagatgtaatttgCATTTAcgtcaaacatttttaaattttatgaaatgataATTTAAGTCATTCTGAACAAAAGTTCCcgtggtcacaagtcatgaaaatgacaggatttcaagttatcgctaaattaacgttggaaaatgtactcatttggtaatcatgtacgtatatatggtagctgaaaatattgatcttaacgctggaattcatattattgatccgctgaacatttaacactgcttcttcttcgaatttcgtaacatattcttcaaaaaacaaaaattaaaaaacaacactcttgcattaaaaaacacacgtatgcatATAGTTATACatttctgtatatgtatttgcctataaaCACATAGGCATacattatacaaaagagtacattttccaacctAAAATTTGACTATAatatgaaatcctgtcatttgtgaccatgggaacttttctttagaatgactatttgccaaaatttgaaaaagtttgatcgaaatgcagattacatctaatttgtgcgaggtcgtTGATATGCTACCGAATATGTAGCAATTCCAAAAATATAGTTCGGGaggtattttattcaattttatgttttgtaaacaatacaattatttttatatacaaatttcaatcgACTTATAGCACCTTtactttacgaaaaaaatgcattaacCGTCTGTATTTTCATCagaaattataaactaaaattatcaTTCGAGAAAATAATGAAGATAACGTTTTTATCACAAAACGTTTaaccttttttcaaaaaaaattgaacctaTAATCTAATTTccaatgattttctatgatattACCTAAcacttcaataattttgaattgtatGATACACTTAGGTACTACTCTGGCAACGTAATTAAGTGAATGTATTGGGCTTGTAAATTCTTTTGTACCAATTTTCCTCACTTTCCCCCATAAACTGTTGATATGAAAAGGTAGATGTAAATGTTATATCTTAAGAAATTTCATTAGATATGTTCGTTTTGCCTTTTTCTTCTTTCTTTCTTACAGTCAGTttttaccgaaaaaaattttacctttttaatGAGGACCAGCTTTTTAATTTCAAGtattcttctatctcttacgagTAACgaagtagagtgagcttttcattgaactTGTATGTCTAGGTTGAATTAAATGTGTGGGTAAGAATTATGACTATGAAAGTATGaacccaacattttttttttttaataatttttctcgttagtaattatttttctatttattaggAATTAGCTATCTACGTAGTTAATTActtttccaccatttatttagtatatttataaagatattattaaagttaattttaaacctTCATCTTCTACTAATATTTTCTATGTGAATTCGTATCATAATATACAGGAGATGCATAAGTATACCTATACACAGTTGTAAAAGATATTAGGATCATTGTTATTGGCTGTTGATTTGCGATGAGTCTGGGTTCTACCAATTTGTAAGCTAGAATAGACTCatggttttaatatttatacctaaacaattttattgtgggaaaaatattatgtattacaattttccagatttttgattaatatttttattttctggcgAAACCTTTTTTGCTTAAAGTTTTGATCtatctttaaaaattcgttGTGCAGATAGATCAAAAATATTAGAGAGAGGTCAAatctttaattaaagaaaatgtttcCCAAAAAAATGCCAACAACTTTCGTTCGATTAGTTTTTCGGAAAAACTGACGGTTTTAGATTGAATCCAAAACGATATGCAAAGTTTTGTTATATGTAGCTCCGAAGGAAGCTGTTTCCGGTTCCTTGCCCCTCATGCCAAAATGCTTGCTTCAGCTTACGCTACTACTAGGACTGCTAACTTTCACAAAAACCATTTCGAgacattttgaaatataatcaataattatgcAGGGCATGTAATATGACAATACAAAACTATACAACTCTTtactctgtctatacatggtatttcaacagctaactcagtcaattgtttgttttcacttatttttataagaatagcttataaaattctcattttatatgtatatttcttaTCACATTTTATCTTGTAGTCAATTTTCACTGCACTAGTTTCGCCTACACAACGATTATACACAAAGCATGACGATTAATCGATTTCAACTATCAGTCCATGCATTTTTCCAGCGTGTTTTACAGGCACAGCTTTGTCTTTCTTTAGAAAATGAGGGGGAAAATGAGAATAGTCAAGGAACAAATGCCGTCCTGATCGACAAAATCCAATCTGGATTTCAGTACGTTCCCCCATAATTCGGGACGGTTGGCCACCCAACCGACCACCTTCTTGGATATTGGCCATTTATTTACTCATTATAACACGCAGTacacagaatgttcgatttgcatttaggcatataaatatcacgagtatggcagaatacatacgttaagcaatgcatctaagtgataggtattatatacatatgttgaagcttcgatatatgttgagatagttgtaagacgcttggatagtgcgagtttcttagttgaatagatgaactacaacagataagaaacaatacaagtcacttttgcaatttcttataacacctataatacctcttacttagacattgcttaacgcatgtactctgtcatactcgtgatatttatttgcctagatgtaaatcgaacattctgtatatagtGTTAAAAATTcccattttacaaaatatgtcaTGTACGATGGTctaataaatttatacgtttCGATAATAATCTCAACATTCAATTGACAGTATTTGATAAAGTATGTTGGAAACTAGTTGTAGCTTCTTTGTCAATGATTCAGCATACAATAGAATAGATTTTATACTTCTATTTTTGTATGACTCATGTTTAAGAACTTTGCTTGTTCGTGTAGATagacatataaaactttataagtaTCTGGATTCACAATGGTCATTTATATCAATTTACTTCATTAAGTTAAAGAATAGAATCGTATATTTCTTCCACTGCAATGATTTCCATTCAAGTGATTTAATTGAACTATCTATCAATATCCTTGAAATAAGATGTATGCaaggtatttttaaattctagaaGTAGAAGAAATGGTTTAGACACCCACAGGAACGGACTAGCAGTAAGGCTAAATAGGTACACTTTTATAAAAGCGTGAGGACCTGGCAACCCCGTCATGAAGGAGCACTCAGGATCCctaaataattgaggagctgataaatgaaattataagcggaataggtggtaaaacatatatatagtatcacaatgggccttatagcctaagtgtgtctctcgTGGCCAACCAGTGTAACCTAAGCTAACCTAGGGCCTAGTATGTTCGGCTCTCGGTAACAACGAGTATACACTGGATTGTTAATttgacataattaaaaaatattaatctctGTATAAACAGGTAAATAACTCGGTATACGATCGAAACTGTTacattatagtaaaaaatattcaaaattttactgaaAACTTTCTTAGAAAACAGCAATGGACGTATTATATAGAACAACAAAGTGCTGAGTGTCTAGCTTAGCATACTTCAGTGTCATTTTTTGTTCTAATACGTACAATATTTGTTGACTTTTACTATGTCGCAGCcatttatgttattttgaacAAGCCTATTGTTTGATAGTATTTGAAAAGTGTGAAATGTAAGCAAAAGAAAACAAACGAACAAAAATATAAccacaaacttaaattaaatatagacTAGCATTATAGGAATTAGTACTTTAATTTACATTTGTGAACGCAACCTATATCGATATTGGTCATAGACTCTATTTTCCTATTTTCCTAGAATATGAATCGATTTATCTAAACCTATAATGTCTATGGTATACACTATGGAATCTCTCGTATCTTCGAATTaaagtattttgtaatattgtttGGTTAAATGAATtacataagtaaaaaaaaaatttttactttttccaggattaaacatttttaaaaccatGCTTTAaggaatttatgtaaataataagaaatttataaacaatctCTAATATGAATCAGATAAAATCGTATCCTTTCTAGCACTCgaaacttcaaataaaatggCAGGACTAGAGGAATATAATGTGAGAAAAATATACGGTTTCGATTCAAGAACCGGAGATATTTGGAGTGAAAATCAGCAATTTCCAAACGAAATTTCTGATGAAAATTTCCCGCAGCAAATACCAATAACCTTGAAAGAATTATCTCCTAGTGACGGTATATTACTGTGACATATAAaaagtattgtaatttttgaaaatatataatttttagaattggaAGTTAAAAGATATGTTGGAATTTGTGTGGGGCTTGTGAGTTTAATTactgaaaatttattgtgtCATCCCTTTCTTGTGTTAAGGAGACAATGTCAAGTATGTACACGGTTACAGTATTATTTATTCAACAGGAATTATcaatatattgaattattttacttttatttaaggtACATTACAATTCCAAACGTTATCACATTATCCCTGTGACACTTGTACCTGTAATCATACATTTACACCAGCGACAAGGAATTACTACACTATGGAAAGGTATTGGAAGCGTTCTGTTAGTTCGAGGAATGATTCTTGCAGTTGAagatttagtttcaaaaataacacCCTGGCCAAAGTATataatcttttgaaaaattgtatcaatATCGTTAAAGcttaactttctttttttaggGAAATAACAATAAACAGCTCACTCAAATCTTTTGGGCaacatttattattgaaatggtaaataaattataatttgtaactTTATTAAGTCACTTGACTCTCTCTGTCGATGAATTCTGTccatgttaatttatttttttatttctagtgTCAGTTTATCGATAATTACACCATTTTACTCAGCATCATTGGTAGAAACTGTACAAAGTGATATTGCAAGTGAAAAACCAGGAATTTTAGATGTTTTTCGAGAAGGTACGGTAAGATTATTAAGTTGGGGTTCACCGAACAAAGGTAGAATGTTACCCGTTTGGTCCTTAGTCATTCCGACTACAACGTTAGGTTTAGCCAAATATGTATGTGGACTGATTGTTAGTGGAGCTTCATTTCGAATTATACAAGCACGTCAACGGCAACGACAAGAAAAACAAGTAAGTGAttgtacaaatataatttattaaaaatgctaacgaaattaactttaaaattgcATCTTAATGAACTTATTTTGATTCACaaagcaaataatttattgttttatttattgtgaAATATAACAAGAAAAATTAAGCGTATTCCTTTCAATTTTACAGGGGGCACTTTCTAAGGATATTTTATCGCAGTCAGCAATACAAGATATTGAGCTAAATTCTACTCTAATCGGAATGATTGTTTCGGACGTAATTTTTTATCCATTTGAAACTATCTTACATCGTTTACATTTGCAAGGAACTCGAACAATTGTGGATAATTTGGATACTGGTTATTCAGTTTTACCAATACTTACCAACTATGAAGGTAAGTTTCTAAACTTCGAAACAAATATTCCAGAATTTTggaaccattttaaaatttctttttacagttagtaaattttaaattcaacttaaatattaaataaagagtgGTGCTTAGGAAAgagcaattttgaaaaaactgaaaaaaaagtttagattttttttactactttaaattacataaaaattgtccaaggaaattatctatttttatcaCCTTAAGTTGCATTATTTAAAAGCattcaaagaaattaattaaatgtaaattagttAAATAACTCCagtaaggaaaaaaaaatgtcgttcaGGCGGTCAAAGTTCTTCATCAAAATCCGTGGCATTGCAAGGCGGTTTTGAACCACTTATcagatt
The Chrysoperla carnea chromosome 4, inChrCarn1.1, whole genome shotgun sequence genome window above contains:
- the LOC123298482 gene encoding solute carrier family 25 member 46-like, translating into MAGLEEYNVRKIYGFDSRTGDIWSENQQFPNEISDENFPQQIPITLKELSPSDELEVKRYVGICVGLVSLITENLLCHPFLVLRRQCQVHYNSKRYHIIPVTLVPVIIHLHQRQGITTLWKGIGSVLLVRGMILAVEDLVSKITPWPKEITINSSLKSFGQHLLLKCVSLSIITPFYSASLVETVQSDIASEKPGILDVFREGTVRLLSWGSPNKGRMLPVWSLVIPTTTLGLAKYVCGLIVSGASFRIIQARQRQRQEKQGALSKDILSQSAIQDIELNSTLIGMIVSDVIFYPFETILHRLHLQGTRTIVDNLDTGYSVLPILTNYEGAGDCYEKAVSTEGIFGLYKGFGALLFQFAAHIAVIRLTKLILTELSELFKSTPKVEQKPPFVVEPYPNPYASNESYFIP